A single genomic interval of Dreissena polymorpha isolate Duluth1 unplaced genomic scaffold, UMN_Dpol_1.0 chrUn012, whole genome shotgun sequence harbors:
- the LOC127863522 gene encoding uncharacterized protein LOC127863522 produces MRCQVKALEQVTSWLMGRLATLEELLQFVKMQKILGDSDNSEIYSRQVESMRQFCGYLGVAVPDQFTLVPPNSVAVLIHWKVLLVICARLHKDTYPCPEGYAAEQVAEEPMIPVAVDSHFHPDRLARKASLSAGCTFPDILNAGPVDAEQRVQVEGGVAVYCDPATYPTGSEISTFPRTIAVALGIHPRHASRSTRTIKEWLERLERLLLRSDVAVGKIVLDHCEPHQNWHLQQIELLRLTIPLVKGNHVLVLHCRGMKDDCGTEAFMLLLNQLKSLPITQRIHLHCFTGNAFVLSRWLERFLETRFGFTNKVATFDKLQQEALMSVPESRLLLGLFWS; encoded by the coding sequence ACAAGTGACCTCCTGGTTGATGGGGCGATTGGCTACTTTGGAGGAACTTCTGCAGTTCGTAAAAATGCAGAAGATTCTTGGAGACTCGGACAACAGTGAAATCTATTCAAGACAAGTGGAGTCCATGCGCCAGTTTTGTGGTTATTTGGGTGTGGCTGTTCCAGATCAGTTCACGTTGGTTCCTCCAAATTCGGTGGCAGTACTAATACACTGGAAGGTATTGCTGGTGATTTGCGCCCGTCTACACAAAGACACGTATCCTTGCCCAGAAGGATATGCTGCTGAACAGGTAGCTGAAGAGCCCATGATTCCAGTGGCTGTAGATAGCCATTTTCATCCGGATAGGCTGGCACGCAAGGCATCCTTATCtgcagggtgcacttttcctgaTATACTCAACGCAGGACCGGTAGACGCTGAGCAGAGAGTCCAAGTTGAGGGTGGAGTGGCCGTATATTGCGACCCTGCAACTTATCCAACAGGAAGTGAGATATCGACGTTCCCAAGAACCATCGCCGTGGCGTTGGGGATCCATCCTCGACATGCGTCCAGGTCGACTCGCACCATCAAGGAGTGGCTGGAACGTTTGGAGAGACTGCTGCTCAGGTCTGACGTTGCCGTGGGAAAAATTGTTCTAGACCATTGTGAACCACATCAGAATTGGCACCTGCAGCAGATTGAGCTTCTGCGACTTACCATTCCTTTGGTAAAAGGTAACCATGTCCTGGTTTTGCACTGCAGAGGAATGAAGGACGACTGCGGAACGGAAGCCTTCATGTTGCTGCTGAATCAACTGAAGAGTTTACCCATAACTCAGAGGATTCATCTGCACTGCTTCACCGGAAATGCCTTTGTTCTGTCACGCTGGCTGGAAAGGTTTCTGGAAACTCGGTTCGGCTTCACAAACAAAGTCGCGACGTTCGATAAACTCCAACAGGAAGCCCTGATGTCAGTTCCAGAAAGTCGTCTTCTGTTGGGGCTTTTCTGGTCCTAA